One Spea bombifrons isolate aSpeBom1 chromosome 1, aSpeBom1.2.pri, whole genome shotgun sequence DNA window includes the following coding sequences:
- the CLTA gene encoding clathrin light chain A isoform X2 gives MAEFDVFGSVGNGVSVEEDPAAAFLAQQESEIAGIENDEGFSILDSGELPGSMQSVDGAADPVMNGDFYQETNGPTDSYAAISQVDRLQSEPESIRKWREEQRSRLEVLDANSIKQESEWKEKAAKELDEWYARQDELLQKTKVNNRVADEAFYKQPFADVIGYVAAEEAFVSDVEEITPGTEWERVARLCDFNPKSSKQAKDVSRMRSVLISLKQAPLVR, from the exons ATGGCAGAGTTTGATGTCTTCGGCTCGGTTGGTAACGGCGTGTCAGTTGAGGAGGACCCGGCCGCCGCCTTCCTCGCCCAGCAGGAGAGCGAGATCGCCGGCATCGAGAATGACGAGGGCTTCAGCATCCTGGACAGCGGGGAACTGCCCGGGTCCATGCAGTCGGTGGACGGAGCTGCAG ATCCCGTAATGAATGGTGACTTTTATCAG GAAACCAATGGACCAACTGATAGTTATGCAGCGATTTCACAAGTCGATCGCTTGCAGTCTGAGCCTGAAAGCATTCGCAAATGGAGAGAGGAGCAAAGGAGCCGCTTAGAAGTACTTG ATGCTAACTCTATAAAACAAGAATCCGAGTGGAAAGAGAAGGCTGCCAAGGAGCTCGATGAGTGGTATGCCAGGCAAGATGAACtgttacagaaaacaaaagtcAATAATCG GGTGGcagatgaagctttctacaaaCAACCCTTCGCTGACGTGATTGGTTATGT GGCGGCTGAAGAGGCTTTTGTCAGCGATGTTGAAGAAATCACTCCTGGCACGGAATGGGAACGTGTTGCCCGTCTTTGTGACTTTAATCCCAAATCGAGCAAGCAGGCAAAAGACGTGTCTCGCATGCGCTCCGTCTTGATTTCACTAAAGCAGGCTCCACTTGTTCGCTGA
- the CLTA gene encoding clathrin light chain A isoform X1, translating into MAEFDVFGSVGNGVSVEEDPAAAFLAQQESEIAGIENDEGFSILDSGELPGSMQSVDGAADPVMNGDFYQETNGPTDSYAAISQVDRLQSEPESIRKWREEQRSRLEVLDANSIKQESEWKEKAAKELDEWYARQDELLQKTKVNNRVADEAFYKQPFADVIGYVTHINHPCYSLEQAAEEAFVSDVEEITPGTEWERVARLCDFNPKSSKQAKDVSRMRSVLISLKQAPLVR; encoded by the exons ATGGCAGAGTTTGATGTCTTCGGCTCGGTTGGTAACGGCGTGTCAGTTGAGGAGGACCCGGCCGCCGCCTTCCTCGCCCAGCAGGAGAGCGAGATCGCCGGCATCGAGAATGACGAGGGCTTCAGCATCCTGGACAGCGGGGAACTGCCCGGGTCCATGCAGTCGGTGGACGGAGCTGCAG ATCCCGTAATGAATGGTGACTTTTATCAG GAAACCAATGGACCAACTGATAGTTATGCAGCGATTTCACAAGTCGATCGCTTGCAGTCTGAGCCTGAAAGCATTCGCAAATGGAGAGAGGAGCAAAGGAGCCGCTTAGAAGTACTTG ATGCTAACTCTATAAAACAAGAATCCGAGTGGAAAGAGAAGGCTGCCAAGGAGCTCGATGAGTGGTATGCCAGGCAAGATGAACtgttacagaaaacaaaagtcAATAATCG GGTGGcagatgaagctttctacaaaCAACCCTTCGCTGACGTGATTGGTTATGT CACACACATAAACCATCCTTGCTACAGCCTAGAACA GGCGGCTGAAGAGGCTTTTGTCAGCGATGTTGAAGAAATCACTCCTGGCACGGAATGGGAACGTGTTGCCCGTCTTTGTGACTTTAATCCCAAATCGAGCAAGCAGGCAAAAGACGTGTCTCGCATGCGCTCCGTCTTGATTTCACTAAAGCAGGCTCCACTTGTTCGCTGA
- the CLTA gene encoding clathrin light chain A isoform X3, producing the protein MAEFDVFGSVGNGVSVEEDPAAAFLAQQESEIAGIENDEGFSILDSGELPGSMQSVDGAADPVMNGDFYQETNGPTDSYAAISQVDRLQSEPESIRKWREEQRSRLEVLDANSIKQESEWKEKAAKELDEWYARQDELLQKTKVNNRAAEEAFVSDVEEITPGTEWERVARLCDFNPKSSKQAKDVSRMRSVLISLKQAPLVR; encoded by the exons ATGGCAGAGTTTGATGTCTTCGGCTCGGTTGGTAACGGCGTGTCAGTTGAGGAGGACCCGGCCGCCGCCTTCCTCGCCCAGCAGGAGAGCGAGATCGCCGGCATCGAGAATGACGAGGGCTTCAGCATCCTGGACAGCGGGGAACTGCCCGGGTCCATGCAGTCGGTGGACGGAGCTGCAG ATCCCGTAATGAATGGTGACTTTTATCAG GAAACCAATGGACCAACTGATAGTTATGCAGCGATTTCACAAGTCGATCGCTTGCAGTCTGAGCCTGAAAGCATTCGCAAATGGAGAGAGGAGCAAAGGAGCCGCTTAGAAGTACTTG ATGCTAACTCTATAAAACAAGAATCCGAGTGGAAAGAGAAGGCTGCCAAGGAGCTCGATGAGTGGTATGCCAGGCAAGATGAACtgttacagaaaacaaaagtcAATAATCG GGCGGCTGAAGAGGCTTTTGTCAGCGATGTTGAAGAAATCACTCCTGGCACGGAATGGGAACGTGTTGCCCGTCTTTGTGACTTTAATCCCAAATCGAGCAAGCAGGCAAAAGACGTGTCTCGCATGCGCTCCGTCTTGATTTCACTAAAGCAGGCTCCACTTGTTCGCTGA